Proteins co-encoded in one Vibrio aquimaris genomic window:
- a CDS encoding hemagglutinin repeat-containing protein yields the protein MKSKQTFKLSCQGLLKYSITLALFSLPVTPALGAIVESGTTNTTVNQVNNTPVVNIADPTGSGISYNQYNEYNVTSAGAVLNNALADAQSQILQQIVASNPHLTQAAASTILNEVISSNPSLLEGYQEILGQQADLILANPYGITCDGCGFINTNAASLVVGKVEEFAESGLKYNTFKNQNRLTILEGGVRGAETLNLIAPSVDANGPIEAKQEVRVVLGNNIGDLKTAAVEQVEENTTGRAIDSYLLGGMISGRIHLVSTNIGSGVNISGKVRGNENINNEIVDINVKGDLNIIAAQVGEQTTQRVNLSGQNVTTSGTIDTQTESFEDSGNKGGSLFRHGKYGSTSTTTQTLNRTQITGKNINVGARKGAYLKATEIQATDVAVTGEKVELTNQTVTNTQERTDNNWYLSWRSDYNRTASQEKSTGTEINAANVSVKASSGDVLVKGSQIDATQTATVNATNGDVKLVGAVTQEQVKETGYKRNDGAELRTGSWGTNKVEQTSNASTINAGSKVDISATDNVTTRNAQISSTRDVNIAAGQSVSIGADKTTNTRSNKDDRTYWGGIGGGSETDNNQNNQIANGSRIDAQNDLEIQGNKLELNGSKALGGNQANVTAQKVKIDGAITQNTTNNTSRTGTVFNITKDSKNIQDKQSSVRSSELRSRTNLTVRGQESVSISGSNVAADNNLTIASEGNVTIAEQSAKSTTTTDTTSLRLNPYAKEKSDKQYAAGIRLEHESSTQTVTTDANTASSVNGGNVNISSGKTATVAGSTVEATNKVAIDGENIDIVSSYDKTQDDTQTTKVGGGFYYTGGIDKLGNGVEVSVDDTNTKVTTSTANTSSIKSGGDINIQANNTLINEGSAYDASGDVNLAAKQIDNKAALNTRTETTDAVNVGIDVGVNADYSSVTRPIEDGIKQVAEGGIKAAPGAIASAVGGIDTPNVGVDLGAEVSNGTTTKTTTESQVSSIIGQNINVNAGQSASDQGTQYKATQGVNIAADQYQNTAAVNSEITTSDITKGSGDVRAYTVTGFDGAIDAKAQGGNTKETQSTENAVVSNIQAGNGTSIVSNQDLNLNGTVVDAGAGKAQLTSQSGNVNITQATNRSSQTSTAHGANAGVKVGFTPEKSSAATGGVTLGGSGGGNYKFSEQTETQAVTATIAGQNGVEVTSATKDVNLQGTNLVASQSGDISVTAGNNVNFNQAESTKSSTTREYSGNLELNQSRADSGKSKTFGGKIDGVYATNDQSSTTGQAGSITGANNVNVNAGNDIYLQGTQIGSADSQVGNVALNAGGDVTFDAQTSSEKQNGLDIRGGINASLGNVSNDTTNTKSRGAGANLDVSYVDENKSEQTGGGIQSSGNVSINAQGTKGIELTGTKVEANLATIAANNGSVLLQSAQTSEQRNNYSGNIGLNTSRTTDQNKGGSVANSANGVNAGFKADVKDSLTNDNAKIESQQASVSSKGNVTLSGANIKADNVDVQSEQGGLVVESRQDKDVAVKVEVGLGVEKTTKPTEKTKFDSLKDDINGLPGGEKTKPYKDKVTKFAEDKRRDFAWWYDGKKQGIKDSYNKTADRINQDRENKAHKTPWWDKKAQGVGKKIDEKAKGIFGSREEKIVDNTDKKAKLSLQVTDKLKVEQESGISATQNISVQSAQATQLKGAKLESQTGTVDTGSQPVITEAISDKDVSVRADLNISKKELAKQAFSDIKEGQTPLIGVKVESGTSEGKVVQPPTTETSN from the coding sequence ATGAAATCAAAGCAAACATTTAAACTTTCCTGCCAAGGTTTACTTAAATACTCCATCACATTGGCGCTATTTTCGTTGCCAGTAACACCAGCTTTAGGTGCCATTGTTGAATCTGGCACGACGAACACAACGGTGAACCAAGTTAATAATACGCCAGTGGTAAACATTGCGGATCCAACTGGCAGTGGCATTTCATATAACCAATACAATGAATACAATGTGACATCAGCAGGTGCTGTATTAAACAATGCACTAGCTGATGCACAGTCTCAAATTTTGCAACAGATTGTGGCAAGTAACCCTCATCTCACCCAAGCGGCTGCATCCACGATATTAAACGAAGTGATTTCTTCTAACCCTTCATTACTCGAAGGCTATCAAGAGATACTCGGACAGCAAGCTGATTTAATATTAGCAAACCCGTACGGTATAACCTGTGACGGCTGTGGTTTCATCAATACCAATGCTGCTTCTCTTGTTGTAGGTAAAGTAGAAGAATTTGCTGAATCAGGGCTAAAGTATAATACCTTTAAGAACCAAAACCGCCTTACTATTCTAGAAGGCGGGGTTAGAGGTGCGGAAACACTCAACCTTATTGCACCATCTGTCGATGCCAATGGCCCAATAGAAGCAAAGCAAGAAGTTAGAGTTGTTTTGGGTAACAATATTGGCGATCTGAAAACTGCAGCAGTCGAGCAAGTTGAAGAAAACACAACTGGCCGCGCTATTGATAGTTACTTACTGGGTGGCATGATCTCTGGACGTATCCATTTAGTATCCACCAATATTGGCAGTGGCGTCAATATCTCAGGAAAAGTTAGAGGTAATGAAAACATTAATAACGAGATTGTCGATATTAATGTTAAGGGCGATCTAAATATAATAGCAGCACAAGTTGGTGAGCAAACCACGCAAAGGGTCAACCTAAGTGGTCAAAATGTGACAACCTCTGGCACAATCGATACCCAAACAGAATCATTCGAGGATAGTGGTAACAAAGGAGGAAGTCTGTTTCGTCATGGAAAATATGGCTCAACATCGACAACCACCCAAACGCTCAACCGCACACAAATCACCGGCAAAAATATCAATGTTGGTGCGCGTAAAGGTGCCTACTTAAAAGCAACCGAGATACAAGCGACAGATGTTGCAGTAACTGGCGAAAAGGTTGAGTTAACCAATCAAACCGTCACTAACACTCAAGAGAGAACCGACAATAACTGGTATCTGTCTTGGAGAAGTGACTATAACCGCACTGCAAGCCAAGAAAAGTCGACAGGAACTGAGATCAATGCTGCTAACGTCTCTGTTAAAGCATCAAGTGGTGATGTGTTAGTAAAAGGCAGTCAAATAGATGCGACTCAAACTGCAACGGTTAACGCTACTAATGGTGACGTCAAGTTAGTTGGAGCTGTAACTCAAGAGCAAGTAAAAGAAACGGGCTATAAACGTAATGATGGCGCTGAACTGAGAACCGGCAGTTGGGGGACTAACAAGGTTGAACAGACCTCCAATGCATCCACTATTAATGCTGGTAGCAAGGTTGACATCAGTGCAACGGATAATGTGACTACGCGTAACGCACAAATCTCTTCCACTAGAGATGTTAACATCGCAGCTGGACAATCTGTTTCTATCGGAGCGGATAAAACCACAAACACCCGTTCTAATAAGGACGATCGCACTTATTGGGGCGGGATCGGTGGTGGCTCAGAAACCGACAACAACCAAAATAATCAAATAGCCAACGGCAGCCGAATTGATGCGCAAAACGATCTTGAGATCCAAGGTAATAAATTAGAACTGAATGGCTCTAAAGCACTTGGAGGTAATCAAGCTAACGTGACCGCTCAAAAGGTGAAAATCGATGGTGCTATCACCCAAAATACTACTAATAACACCTCTCGCACTGGTACCGTATTTAATATCACTAAAGACAGCAAAAACATTCAAGACAAGCAAAGCAGTGTGCGTTCGAGTGAGCTAAGATCTCGAACTAACCTCACCGTTCGAGGACAAGAAAGCGTGAGCATATCAGGTAGTAATGTAGCTGCTGATAATAACTTAACGATTGCATCAGAGGGTAACGTCACTATCGCAGAGCAGTCTGCAAAAAGCACCACAACCACGGATACCACATCGCTAAGGCTCAACCCTTACGCGAAAGAAAAATCAGACAAGCAATATGCTGCGGGTATTAGACTTGAACATGAGTCTAGCACTCAAACAGTCACCACTGACGCCAATACTGCATCATCTGTAAATGGTGGAAACGTAAACATTTCTTCAGGGAAAACCGCGACTGTTGCAGGTTCTACTGTTGAAGCAACCAATAAGGTGGCGATCGATGGTGAAAATATCGATATTGTCAGCAGCTATGATAAGACTCAAGATGATACCCAAACCACAAAAGTCGGTGGTGGTTTCTATTACACAGGTGGTATTGATAAACTTGGTAATGGTGTCGAAGTCAGTGTTGATGATACCAATACTAAGGTGACCACATCTACTGCCAACACTTCGTCGATTAAGTCAGGTGGCGATATTAATATTCAAGCGAATAACACCCTGATCAACGAAGGTTCAGCATATGACGCCAGTGGCGATGTAAACTTAGCCGCAAAACAGATTGACAATAAAGCGGCACTCAACACCAGAACTGAAACGACAGATGCCGTTAACGTGGGTATCGATGTTGGGGTCAATGCTGATTACAGCAGTGTAACTCGTCCTATTGAAGATGGAATAAAACAGGTAGCTGAAGGTGGTATAAAAGCGGCGCCAGGAGCAATTGCTTCTGCTGTTGGTGGCATAGACACTCCAAACGTTGGTGTAGACCTTGGCGCAGAGGTATCCAATGGCACCACCACTAAGACAACCACTGAATCGCAAGTGAGTTCTATAATTGGCCAAAATATTAATGTTAACGCTGGCCAAAGTGCTAGTGATCAAGGCACTCAATATAAAGCAACACAAGGTGTCAATATCGCAGCGGATCAATACCAAAATACCGCAGCAGTGAACTCAGAAATTACCACTAGCGATATAACTAAAGGTTCTGGAGATGTAAGAGCTTACACAGTTACTGGTTTTGATGGTGCAATTGATGCAAAAGCACAAGGCGGCAATACCAAAGAAACTCAATCTACTGAAAATGCAGTAGTCAGTAACATCCAAGCTGGAAATGGCACTTCAATTGTTTCAAACCAAGATTTGAATCTAAACGGCACTGTAGTCGATGCGGGAGCAGGCAAAGCGCAACTCACATCTCAATCTGGAAATGTCAACATTACCCAAGCAACAAACCGCTCATCACAAACTTCGACCGCTCATGGGGCTAATGCTGGCGTGAAAGTAGGCTTTACTCCAGAGAAAAGTAGCGCTGCTACTGGCGGTGTTACCCTTGGTGGTAGCGGCGGTGGCAACTATAAGTTCAGTGAACAAACTGAGACACAAGCGGTTACTGCTACTATTGCTGGCCAAAATGGCGTAGAAGTTACTTCTGCAACAAAAGACGTAAACTTGCAAGGTACGAATTTAGTTGCCAGTCAATCTGGAGATATCTCTGTGACCGCAGGCAATAACGTCAACTTCAACCAAGCTGAAAGTACCAAATCATCTACGACTAGGGAATATTCTGGCAATCTAGAGCTGAATCAATCTAGAGCTGATAGCGGCAAGTCAAAAACATTTGGTGGCAAAATAGACGGTGTTTACGCAACCAATGACCAAAGCAGTACCACAGGTCAAGCTGGCTCCATCACTGGCGCGAATAATGTTAACGTCAACGCTGGCAACGATATTTATCTGCAAGGTACCCAAATTGGCAGCGCAGATAGTCAAGTTGGTAATGTCGCACTTAATGCTGGCGGTGATGTCACCTTTGACGCGCAAACCTCAAGCGAAAAGCAGAATGGCCTAGATATTCGAGGTGGAATTAATGCAAGCCTCGGCAATGTGAGTAACGATACAACCAATACTAAAAGCCGAGGCGCTGGTGCGAACCTTGACGTAAGCTATGTGGATGAAAACAAGTCTGAACAGACTGGTGGTGGAATTCAAAGCAGCGGCAATGTTTCTATCAATGCACAAGGTACAAAAGGCATAGAATTGACAGGGACCAAAGTAGAAGCTAACTTGGCCACAATAGCTGCAAACAATGGATCAGTGTTACTTCAATCAGCCCAAACTTCAGAGCAACGCAATAACTATAGTGGGAATATTGGGCTCAATACCAGCCGTACAACAGACCAAAATAAAGGCGGTAGCGTCGCGAACAGTGCAAATGGAGTGAATGCTGGTTTCAAAGCTGATGTAAAAGACAGTCTAACCAATGACAATGCCAAAATTGAAAGCCAACAAGCTTCGGTTTCTAGCAAAGGCAATGTCACCTTATCAGGAGCAAACATCAAAGCGGATAACGTCGATGTTCAATCTGAGCAAGGTGGACTTGTGGTAGAAAGTCGCCAAGACAAAGATGTCGCCGTCAAAGTGGAAGTCGGTCTAGGCGTAGAGAAAACTACCAAGCCTACAGAAAAAACTAAGTTTGACAGCTTGAAAGACGACATAAACGGTCTACCTGGTGGTGAAAAAACTAAACCATATAAAGACAAAGTCACTAAATTTGCAGAAGATAAACGCCGTGATTTTGCTTGGTGGTACGACGGCAAAAAACAAGGTATCAAAGATAGCTACAACAAAACTGCAGACAGAATTAACCAGGATCGAGAAAACAAGGCTCACAAAACACCATGGTGGGATAAAAAGGCTCAGGGTGTAGGCAAGAAAATTGATGAAAAAGCCAAAGGCATATTTGGTTCAAGAGAAGAAAAAATTGTCGATAATACGGACAAAAAAGCAAAGTTATCATTACAAGTTACTGATAAATTGAAGGTTGAACAAGAATCTGGTATATCTGCTACGCAGAATATCTCGGTTCAGTCAGCTCAAGCTACCCAACTTAAAGGCGCTAAGCTTGAGTCTCAAACGGGTACTGTTGATACTGGTTCTCAACCTGTAATCACAGAAGCAATTTCCGATAAAGATGTGTCTGTGAGAGCCGATCTCAACATCAGTAAAAAAGAACTTGCTAAGCAAGCGTTCAGCGATATTAAAGAAGGGCAAACGCCCCTTATCGGAGTTAAGGTTGAATCGGGCACATCAGAAGGAAAAGTAGTTCAGCCTCCAACGACTGAAACGTCAAATTAA
- a CDS encoding ShlB/FhaC/HecB family hemolysin secretion/activation protein, translated as MRDFYYHNSVKASLIIFATLLMLVKSHAATQPLSTKIDQNNRRALQENQRQLNKQLQPKPTPGTSEEGLKEVTAEGNPVLQETSQCLPITGVYVTETKLLSPKDFAKLTPIASDCIMAEDVNRLIRELTGLYISKGYVTARIVLLQPGIYGELGLEIIEGKVEGIIGASETVNIDTLFPDLVGQPLNLRDLEQGLDQANRLQSNKVSMRLLPGEYRGGTVVELINPPASRWSSSASIDNYGQKSTGREVFRALTVYSSPFGMSDYISFSGSTTMESNPEVYSRSVSALYSVPYGYWTLSSYGFYSGYSTESKGTNATINLHGWSSMLGLRLDRTINRDGNQINTVSGQINYKQAKNFAENILFKINSQDLTVLSLDYSHLRILSAGVVSAGVGIDRGTSLFGAQTESTAVDEHFTKLRGNITTSYYFKMLDNTYLYRNRLVGQFSSHKLPGVEWIGISDSSAVRGLDINNLSSADGWYLRNTLSRDINVTEWTLTPRLGLDYGQVDTGIDQGGFDKAVGVSVGQRVTYQQASFDLEVSKAWILNSPEYKQESVLVLARLGLKF; from the coding sequence ATGCGCGATTTTTATTACCATAATTCGGTCAAAGCAAGCTTGATCATTTTTGCAACATTACTGATGCTAGTAAAAAGTCATGCGGCTACTCAACCGCTCAGTACTAAGATCGATCAAAACAACCGTCGCGCGCTACAAGAAAACCAACGTCAGCTAAATAAGCAATTACAACCAAAACCAACACCGGGCACTTCGGAAGAAGGACTTAAAGAAGTTACTGCTGAGGGAAACCCAGTATTACAGGAAACTTCTCAGTGCTTACCTATAACAGGTGTTTATGTTACTGAGACAAAACTCCTATCACCAAAAGACTTTGCCAAACTTACCCCAATAGCTAGTGACTGCATCATGGCTGAAGACGTTAATCGCTTAATACGCGAGTTGACAGGCCTTTATATTAGCAAGGGCTATGTCACTGCTCGTATAGTACTTCTTCAACCTGGTATATACGGTGAGCTCGGATTAGAAATTATTGAAGGTAAAGTCGAAGGTATTATCGGCGCCAGTGAAACGGTTAACATTGATACTCTTTTCCCTGATTTAGTCGGTCAGCCTTTAAACCTAAGAGATTTAGAACAGGGTCTTGACCAAGCCAATCGCTTGCAAAGCAATAAAGTTTCAATGCGTTTGCTACCTGGTGAATACCGTGGTGGAACGGTTGTCGAGTTAATCAACCCACCCGCTTCTCGCTGGAGCAGCAGTGCCAGTATTGACAACTATGGACAAAAAAGTACTGGGCGAGAAGTATTCCGCGCATTAACTGTATATTCAAGCCCATTTGGCATGTCGGACTATATTAGCTTCAGCGGCTCTACCACGATGGAATCCAATCCCGAGGTTTATAGCCGATCAGTATCAGCGCTCTACTCTGTCCCTTATGGATACTGGACTCTAAGTAGCTATGGTTTTTATTCCGGCTACTCTACAGAAAGTAAGGGAACTAACGCTACCATTAATCTTCATGGCTGGTCTTCAATGTTAGGTTTGCGCCTTGACAGAACCATAAACCGTGACGGTAACCAAATAAATACGGTTAGTGGACAAATCAATTATAAGCAAGCCAAAAACTTTGCAGAAAACATCTTGTTTAAGATCAACTCTCAAGATCTTACGGTTTTATCACTTGACTACTCCCACCTACGAATTCTGTCTGCTGGTGTAGTTAGTGCAGGAGTAGGGATTGATAGAGGAACGTCTCTTTTCGGAGCACAAACCGAAAGTACAGCAGTTGATGAACACTTTACGAAACTGCGAGGCAATATTACTACCTCTTATTACTTCAAGATGTTGGACAACACTTATCTTTATCGAAACCGTCTTGTAGGGCAATTCTCTTCGCACAAACTCCCCGGCGTAGAATGGATAGGCATCTCAGATAGTAGTGCAGTGCGTGGACTGGATATCAATAATTTGTCGTCAGCTGATGGCTGGTACTTACGTAATACCCTCTCGCGCGATATTAACGTGACAGAGTGGACACTCACTCCACGTCTCGGACTGGATTATGGTCAAGTCGATACGGGTATTGACCAAGGTGGGTTCGATAAAGCCGTTGGTGTCAGTGTTGGTCAACGCGTGACATATCAACAAGCAAGTTTTGATTTGGAGGTTAGTAAAGCTTGGATACTTAATTCACCAGAATACAAACAGGAAAGTGTATTGGTGCTTGCTCGTCTCGGGCTGAAGTTTTAG